Below is a genomic region from Prolixibacteraceae bacterium.
TGTAGTGAATTGAAATCCTCTTTCATGAAATAACTTTACAGCATTTTTTATCTTTGTACGCAAAGATACGATCTTATACCTATTCTGTTTTAAAATGAGAGATAAATAGTTTCGATTATATTTCATGCTGCTTAGGGGGCAATAGAGGCATAGCCTTCGCCCTATGGTGATATTTAAAAAATGAAATATACTTGGAATTGAACACAAAGATATCCTTCGTTGTAATGGGTATAAGTTCCTTTAATAAAATATCATTTAATTAGCCACAGAAATTATCATCAATACTATGAACTACCCTTTTGATGTTGCATCCAAATATATGATGCGTGCCATAGAGATTGCCCGTCTTGGAATGAGCCGTGTTGCTCCAAACCCAATGGTCGGAGCTGTTGTTGTTCATCAAGACAAAATAATTGGTGAAGGGTTCCATCAAGTGTATGGAGGTCCTCACGCTGAGGTTAATGCTATTGCTGCCGTAAAAAATAGAGAACTGCTTAGTGATTCTACTATATATGTGACATTAGAACCATGCGCTCATTATGGTAAAACACCTCCTTGTGCCGAACTCATTATCAAATCTCAAATGCCAAGAGTGGTGGTGGGCATTAAAGATCCTTTTGCCAAAGTAAAGGGCAGAGGGATACAGATGATGAAAGAGGCTGGAGTGGAAGTCATTGAATCTTTCTTGGAAGATCGATGTTATGAACTCAACCGTCGTTTCTTTACATTCCATCAATACAAACGCCCTTATATTATTCTAAAATGGGCACAAACTCTTGATGGTTACATGGATATCGACCGCACACAGGAGAACTATGGTCAACCAACATGGATAACCAATGAGCTTTCGAAGGTCGCCGTACATAAAACTCGAATTGATGAAGATGCCATTATGGTTGGAACACAAACGGCTGTAAAAGACAATCCATCATTGACGGTAAGAGAGTGGACTAAAGGACGCGATCCATTAAGGGTTTTGTTAGATTTAAATGCACGTGTCCCTAAAGAACAAAAACTGTTCGATGGCTCGATACCTACAGTGATATACACTTTCGTTGAAACACCACCTGTAAATAATACAGAGTTTGTTGTGTTAGATAAAGACCTGCCTTTGTGGTCTCAACTTCTAGAAGACCTACACCGTAGAGATATACAGTCCCTAATTGTGGAAGGTGGGCCTGCAACCCTAAAGTCTTTAATTGATCAAGAACTATGGGATGAAGCTAGAGTATTCCTAGGACACGGATTCTTCCAATCAGGTGTCAAAGCCCCTGGATTTCCTGGTAAAATGATTAGTCGTGATTATCTTGATAACTCTAGTTTAATTGTATTCCGTAGAGAAGAGATAAAACCATTATAAGAAGGGTGTATAGGTTTCAAATATAGGAGAAAACATAGCTGTATTTCTCCCTATATTTGAAACTATTACAATTTTATCGTACGATTTAATTGGTATGACTGCCTCCAAAGTGTTTCTGTTATACCAACCTCATTTAAATATGTAGCAGCTATTACTTATAGTTTCGAAAAAAACTATTAAACTTCATCTTTATCACACCAAAAAAAGCTTCACTAAAAATACCTCCACTCATCTTTGATGTCCCCTCTTGTCGGTCGGTGAAGATAATCGGTACTTCCTGAACCTCAAAGCCATATTTCCATGATGTGAACTTCAACTCAATCTGAAATCCATAGCCTTTCATTTTGATCTTATCAAGTGGTATCTTCTCTAAAACACCTCGGCGATAACACTTGAAACCTGCGGTGGCATCCATCACTTGCATTCTTGTTGCCAAACGAACATACATGGATGCTCCATAGGACATCAGTACCCTGCCCAATGGCCAATTGATAACATTGATTCCAGAGATATAGCGTGATCCAATAGCTAGATCCGCTCCATCTACACACTTTTGGCGTAGGCGAATCAGATCATCTGGATTGTGTGAGAAATCTGCATCCATCTCGTATATAAATTCATACTCATGAGCCAATGCCCATCTAAAACCGTGAATATATGCAGTGCCTAGACCTTGTTTCCCTGATCGGTGTTCGATAAATACGCGGTCCTGAAACTCACGAGATAAGGTCTCTACAATGTCTCCAGTCCCGTCTGGAGAACCATCGTCGATAACCAAAATATGAAAGTCATGATCTAAGTTCATCACATAACGAATCATCTTTTCGATATTCTCTTTCTCATTATAAGTGGGAATGATAACGATGGAATCTTTCACGTGTTATTAAGTTTATGATGTTCTACTACCTTGAATTATTATAGATAAGATTACGAAACTTTTATCAGAAAAAAAAGGTTATGACAGTGATTTCTTCGATTTTAAAATACTGTTAACTTAAATGGAATAAAAAAAGCCCACCTCCAAATGGAGAGTGGGCTTTTATCGTTCGTTCGTTCGTAAAAGTAGTCTTTATCTAAAAGGTTCTACTTAATTATTATTTGGGCGACGATTGCCACCATTCTCTCTGCGATCACCACCTTCACGGCGATTACCACCTTCACGGCGGTTGCCACCTTCTCTACTACGTGGTGGACGCTCTACATAACCTTCTGGTTTTGGGAGCAACACCTTACGAGAAAGCTTTAACTTACCAGTTTTGCTGTCAACATCAACCAGTTTTACTTCGATTTCATCTCCCTCTTTCATCAAACCGTCCATGTTCTCATGACGAGACCAGTCGATTTCTGAAATATGAAGAAGTCCATCTTTTCCTGGAATAATCTCAACGAATGCACCGAATGCAACAATAGATTTTACTTTTCCTTTGTAAACTTCGCCTACTTCAGGAATAGCAACAATAGCTTTAATACGAGCTAGTGCAGCCTCAATAGTATCTTTGTTAGTCGCCGAAATCTCTACAATACCTTGACCATCTTTCTCTTCAATAGAGATCACAGATTGTGTATCCTCTTGAATTTGTTGGATAATCTTTCCACCAGGTCCAATGATCGCACCAATCATATCTTTTGGTACAGCCATCTTCACAATACGTGGAACAAAAGGCTTATAATCATCACGAACTTCAGGAATTACTTCCTCTACTTTGTCCATAATGTGTAAACGACCTTGACGTGCTTGCTCTAATGCTTGCTCTAGAATTTCGTATGGAAGTCCGTCTACTTTGATATCCATCTGTGTAGCCGTAATACCATCA
It encodes:
- a CDS encoding polyprenol monophosphomannose synthase; the protein is MIRYVMNLDHDFHILVIDDGSPDGTGDIVETLSREFQDRVFIEHRSGKQGLGTAYIHGFRWALAHEYEFIYEMDADFSHNPDDLIRLRQKCVDGADLAIGSRYISGINVINWPLGRVLMSYGASMYVRLATRMQVMDATAGFKCYRRGVLEKIPLDKIKMKGYGFQIELKFTSWKYGFEVQEVPIIFTDRQEGTSKMSGGIFSEAFFGVIKMKFNSFFRNYK
- the ribD gene encoding bifunctional diaminohydroxyphosphoribosylaminopyrimidine deaminase/5-amino-6-(5-phosphoribosylamino)uracil reductase RibD — protein: MNYPFDVASKYMMRAIEIARLGMSRVAPNPMVGAVVVHQDKIIGEGFHQVYGGPHAEVNAIAAVKNRELLSDSTIYVTLEPCAHYGKTPPCAELIIKSQMPRVVVGIKDPFAKVKGRGIQMMKEAGVEVIESFLEDRCYELNRRFFTFHQYKRPYIILKWAQTLDGYMDIDRTQENYGQPTWITNELSKVAVHKTRIDEDAIMVGTQTAVKDNPSLTVREWTKGRDPLRVLLDLNARVPKEQKLFDGSIPTVIYTFVETPPVNNTEFVVLDKDLPLWSQLLEDLHRRDIQSLIVEGGPATLKSLIDQELWDEARVFLGHGFFQSGVKAPGFPGKMISRDYLDNSSLIVFRREEIKPL